Proteins encoded together in one Quercus lobata isolate SW786 chromosome 3, ValleyOak3.0 Primary Assembly, whole genome shotgun sequence window:
- the LOC115980682 gene encoding uncharacterized protein LOC115980682: protein MDAMSRALCGVARSPFLDEVKHKQMSRRFSRPQFISYDGEANPIEHVSHYIQMMSLYNQNDALMCKLSTATGGCVALYEDGAKETLWSYVNRYWELYNEIGKGNEKVAASTFRLGLPEDSELRESLTMRPLESMRQLMRCIEKYKGLEDDRQQSKDKAPTTSQYTKESWLGGFQPRARRELRIQEPNAHTGEINVAFKEPVHKILE, encoded by the exons ATGGATGCCATGAGCCGTGCACTATGCGGGGTGGCCCGATCACCTTTCTTAGACGAGGTTAAACATAAACAGATGTCGAGGAGATTTAGTAGACCACAGTTTATTTCGTATGATGGAGAGGCAAATCCCATCGAACATGTTAGTCATTATATTCAGATGATGTCTCTCTACAATCAAAATGATGCGCTCATGTGTAAA CTGAGTACCGCAACTGGTGGGTGCGTTGCTCTTTATGAAGATGGAGCCAAGGAAACTCTTTGGAGTTATGTGAATAGGTATTGGGAGTTGTATAATGAGATTGGTAAGGGTAATGAGAAGGTGGCCGCTAGTACCTTTAGACTGGGTTTGCCGGAGGACTCGGAGTTACGGGAGTCGTTAACTATGAGGCCTCTCGAGAGCATGCGACAACTTATGAGATGTATTGAGAAGTATAAAGGGCTGGAAGATGATCGACAACAAAGTAAAGATAAAGCACCTACCACGTCGCAGTACACAAAGGAGTCTTGGCTAGGGGGCTTTCAGCCAAGGGCAAGGAGGGAATTGAGAATTCAAGAGCCCAATGCTCATACTGGGGAAATCAATGTGGCGTTTAAGGAGCCTGTGCATAAGATTCtggaatga